The DNA segment TGATCTGGTTAAGTTTACAGGTGAGAATTACCAGGCCTGGGGATGGGCGCTTTTTATCCTTGTGGTTATTTTTATCGTAACGGCGGTATCCAATGGTGCTAATTTAACTGACGGGTTGGACGGCCTTGCTACCGGAACCTCATCCATAATAGGGGTCACACTGGGTATTCTGGCTTATGTGTCCAGTAACGTGAACTATGCTTCCTACCTTAATATCATGTATCTGCCCGGAGTGGAGGAGATGTCTGTATTTGCAAGTGCCTTTATCGGGGCAACGATCGGATTCCTCTGGTTTAATTCCTTCCCGGCTCAGGTTTTTATGGGGGATACCGGAAGTCTTACCCTTGGTGGTATCATTGCCGTCTTTGCCATCATCATTCACAAAGAGCTGCTGATCCCGATTCTTTGCGGGGTGTTCCTGGTGGAAAACCTTTCTGTTATTTTACAACGTTATTATTTCAAATATACGAAGAAGAAAACGGGTACTGGAAAACGTATTTTCAAGATGGCTCCGCTTCACCACCATTTCCAGAAGCCGGGAAATGCAGGTATTGATGCCATTATTCAGGGGCCAATACGCCCTGTGCCTGAATCGAAAATTGTGGTTCGTTTCTGGATTATCGGGATCTTACTGGCGGTAATTACTATAGTTACATTGAAAATCCGTTAATCCCATTTTTGAATATAGAAGAAGTTATATATGAGCAAAAGAATTGTAGTATTAGGAGCGGGAGAGAGTGGTGCCGGAGCAGCTGTTTTGGCCAAAGTAAAGGGATTTGATGTTTTTGTCTCAGATAAATCTGCTATTGCCGATAAGTACAAAGAGCAGTTGGACAAATATCAGATTGTCTGGGAAGAGAGCACCCATACTGATGAATTAATACTGAATGCTGATGAGGTAATCAAAAGTCCGGGAATTCCGGATAAAGCGCCTATTATGAAG comes from the Parabacteroides sp. FAFU027 genome and includes:
- the mraY gene encoding phospho-N-acetylmuramoyl-pentapeptide-transferase → MLYYLFQYLHELNVPGAGVFKYISFRSGAALILSLLISTIIGRRIIDKLQMLQIGELVRDLGLEGQMQKKGTPTMGGIIIIISILVPVLLIGRLGNVYMMLMIMTTVWLGLIGFLDDYIKVFKKDKEGLQGKFKVVGQIGLGLIVGIVLLMSPKVVMRENSEVRQGNVITDVQYHNQDVKSTKTTIPFVKNNNLDYADLVKFTGENYQAWGWALFILVVIFIVTAVSNGANLTDGLDGLATGTSSIIGVTLGILAYVSSNVNYASYLNIMYLPGVEEMSVFASAFIGATIGFLWFNSFPAQVFMGDTGSLTLGGIIAVFAIIIHKELLIPILCGVFLVENLSVILQRYYFKYTKKKTGTGKRIFKMAPLHHHFQKPGNAGIDAIIQGPIRPVPESKIVVRFWIIGILLAVITIVTLKIR